One Helianthus annuus cultivar XRQ/B chromosome 12, HanXRQr2.0-SUNRISE, whole genome shotgun sequence genomic region harbors:
- the LOC110893590 gene encoding uncharacterized protein LOC110893590, protein MRRKVEDVVRVLVGFHWQWTVIVWLLQVVAIVGVVVGGVGLVVVALVKMDHNYWMYEIRRTDPRFVTNMKLFLKIAQEDSVKKGNELVPCPCMECKNFTDFKDKDIRDIEYHLLRNGFMFNYTCWSKHGESLANRSATSINLGSNYNDENNASHIRDDSDNLNEDYDNINEVNDNLNDMRNDLEANADDSDLEKLQQLFADEEKPLYVDCTKFSKLSAVLKLFNLKTKYNWSDKSFTCLLELLHDMLPTDNELPISVYQAKKLMCPMELEVERIHACPNDCMLYRNQYEKAHTCVTCGESRYKRKNETNDYDDDVTKNGPPAKLLWYFPIIPRLKRLFANPKESKLLRWHSEERKDDGKLIDVADSPQWRNFDYDYPDFGNEVRNIRFGLSSDGINPFGNMSSCHSTWLVLLCIYNLPPWLCMKRKYIMMSLLIQGPKRKYIMMSLLIQGSKQPGNDIDVYLSHLIDDLKTLWSSGVDMYDAYEKMSFKLRAMIFCTIGDFPAYANLSGYSTKVKIGDPFCRTRHRKSPTLYNLLTQNSSSSIQGTPSGWSQDRQYNC, encoded by the exons ATGCGGCGAAAAGTTGAAGATGTGGTTCGGGTTTTGGTGGGGTTTCATTGGCAGTGGACGGTAATAGTTTGGTTGTTACAGGTTGTTGCAATAGTGGGTGTGGTGGTGGGAGGTGTTGGGTTGGTGGTTGTGGCCCTGGTGAAG ATGGATCATAACTATTGGATGTATGAAATTAGACGTACTGACCCAAGATTTGTGACCAACATGAAACTTTTTCTTAAGATTGCTCAAGAGGATAGTGTGAAAAAAGGAAACGAACTTGTTCCGTGTCCTTGTATGGAATGTAAAAATTTTACCGACTTCAAGGATAAGGATATACGAGACATCGAGTATCATTTGTTGAGAAATGGATTTATGTTTAATTATACTTGTTGGTCAAAACACGGGGAGTCACTTGCTAATCGTAGCGCAACCTCAATAAATTTAGGCTCTAATTATAATGATGAGAACAACGCCTCGCATATTAGAGATGACAGTGATAATTTAAACGAGGACTATGATAATATAAATGAGGTCAACGATAATTTAAATGACATGCGCAATGATTTGGAAGCTAATGCTGATGACAGTGATCTAGAAAAACTACAACAATTATTTGCCGATGAAGAAAAACCGTTATACGTTGATTGTACAAAATTTTCTAAGCTTAGCGCTGTGTTAAAACTCTTTAACTTAAAGACAAAATACAATTGGAGCGATAAGAGTTTTACATGTCTATTGGAGTTATTGCACGATATGCTACCCACAGACAACGAGCTACCCATATCTGTGTACCAAGCTAAGAAATTGATGTGTCCAATGGAATTAGAGGTGGAAAGAATACATGCATGTCCCAATGATTGTATGTTGTATAGAAATCAGTACGAGAAAGCtcatacgtgtgttacatgcggTGAATCGAGGTACAAACGTAAAAATGAAACTAATGATTATGATGACGATGTGACGAAAAACGGGCCTCCAGCTAAATTATTATGGTATTTCCCTATTATACCGAGATTAAAGCGTTTATTTGctaatcctaaagagtcaaagtTGTTGCGTTGGCATTCCGAAGAGCGTAAGGATGATGGAAAGTTAATAGATGTGGCAGATTCACCTCAGTGGAGAAACTTTGATTACGATTATCCCGATTTTGGAAACGAGGTTAGAAATATACGATTTGGCCTTAGTTCAGACGGTataaatcctttcggaaacatgAGTAGTTGTCATAGTACTTGGCTGGTTCTTTTATGCATCTACAACCTTCCTCCATGGCTATGCATGAAAAGAAAATACATAATGATGTCATTGTTAATTCAGGGTCCAAAAAGAAAATACATAATGATGTCATTGTTAATTCAGGGTTCAAAACAACCTGGTAATGACATTGATGTTTATTTGTCTCATTTGATTGATGACCTTAAAACCCTATGGAGCTCAGGTGTAGACATGTACGATGCTTATGAAAAGATGAGCTTTAAGTTACGCGCCATGATTTTTTGCACTATAGGTGATTTCCCAGCATACGCCAATTTGTCAGGATATAGCACAAAAG TAAAAATAGGAGATCCCTTCTGCAGAACCAGACACCGAAAATCACCAACTCTCTACAATCTTCTCACACAGAATTCTTCTTCAAGCATTcaaggtacaccttcgggttggagtcaagaccggcagtaCAACTGCTAG